The genomic DNA tggatttggatttttcATTTTAGTACTTTATTTGCGACTAATATCTAAAAACCATGatttttactaaaacaaaggttttctaaaaatatgaaCTGCAGTTTTTAAAATATCACAGTTTAAAGACTTCTGCTGCAAATCACTTTTTGGCAAATAAATGGATTAAGTAACACTGTCGAAAATTTACataaatgaatatgaattatgaaacaTGAATGATTTGACGAGACCACTCTATATTCAGAAACCTACCTTATGACACCTtcggattcgaccataacgtctaggccaggtttagggtgttacatttagtggtctcAGAGTCAGGTTGTAAAACTCgagctgtgaattttgggttccaaaattgtgtTTAAAAAGGGATTGGTTTTCAAATAGTTTGGATCATTTGAGAAAGTATGTGGTACATTGAGTCTCTGGcgtcgatcctgtaagtatttctgaAACTTAAATAGTATATTCTGAAAGCACTTTAGATAATACTTTTTGAAACTGTACTGAAATAGTTAGAGACTGAAGCCTCTGAAAACATTTCTGAACTTCTGATAATTTATGCATAATATATCTGCTAATAAACACtagaactgatgcataaaattttataatgtagataAAGATTCGAAATTTACAATGAGCACTTGCAGAACTTGCGAACGTGGTATTCGTGGCCGTGGTAGAGGTCGTAGGGGGCTCGAGCTATGTCTTCCTCTTTGGGTAGTATGTCATATTTAGATACGAGTGAGACACTAGTTTCACCTGCTACTGAGACTAGGTCTCAAAGCTGCTCGGCTAGGGATGATGCATTGTCCCAAGCCTTGTTGAGGATACTAGAGAGGGTCGCTGGACCCCATTCTGGATTTTAGGGCCGTGGGTTGGTAATTGAACAACTCTGGTGTACTGTCGCTGAGctgtttaggggtgtcactgaAGTTGCCCTACTATGGCCgagtattggttagaggccactgAGAGGATCATGAATGTTTTAGACTATACTCCCGAgcagaaactaaagggtgcagtGTCTTTGCTTCGCgacgaggcatatcagtggtggttaaCGGTTGAGAAGGGTACCCAGCCTGATCGTCTGAACTGTGATTTCTTTAAGATCACCTTCTAGGGTAAGTACGTGagggcaagctatgtggatgctcataGGTGTGAGTTCATGAATCCCATGCAAGACGATAGattagtggctgagtatgaggccgagtttcTAAGGTTAAGCCACTACGCTCGAGGCATGGCGGCATCTGAGTATGAGAAATGTGTCCATTTTGAGGACGATTTAAAAGATAGTCTGAAGGTTCTGATTGCTCCACAAAGAGAGCGAGAGTTTTCGGTTCTAGTTGATAAGGCGAAGATCTTCGAATAGGTTAAGTGTGTAGAATAGGGACCATGTGAGaggcaagaataagagggattcggggccctctagttctgttcagaggcctaagaaaaaggctagacCTGATGGGCCGGTTAAAGTGGGGGTTCCTGTTGCTCCTACTAGGATTTAGCCATGCGATGATTATGGTAGGCACCATTCGAACGAATGTTGGAGGAGGTTAgggcttgtttgaggtgtgggTCTTTAGAGTACCATATTAAAGAGTGTCCGCAGCGGGCAGATCAAATGCAAGTTGTGGGATCAAGTACTATACAGCCTCAGAGGGTggttcagcagccacctaggggccgtgGACTGGCTAGGGGTGAAAATGGTATGGGCCATGGATAGAGAGCACCGAGCAGAAGTGCTAGTTAAGCAGAGGCGAGGCAGCTTGCACTGGTTTATGCTCTCGACCccgagaggatagagatgctccagatgtcattactggtacgtTCCTTCCTtttgatgtaccttatactgctctgatagacataggttctacacactcCTATATAGCCAGTTCTGTTTCTGAGAACCTGGGGATTTTTGTTGAGAGAACTTCTAGTTAGATCACAGTACTAAGTCTGTTGGGACAATCTTTTTGGGTTAGTAAACTTTATAGAGATGTTCCGTTAGAGCTGCAAGGGGCTATATTTCTAGAAAATCTGATGGAGTTATCGGTTGGGGAGTTTGAtctgattcttggtatggattagtTGGTTGAGCACTGAGTTAGTTTGGATTGCGCAACTAAGAGGGTCATTTTGAGGACTGAAGATGGTAAGGAGGTGGTTGTGATCGGCGAGTGTGGAAAAATGAAAATGtgtaagtgtacacaatcgcaacaagtaataaagtgacaagtaaatgtcgagttatcgtacccatagggactgtgaaaagaattctttatgaatgcaatttaaaacacttttgtGAAGAAAAATATTGTGTTTTGAaaaggtgattaaaaactagaaaacataataaaataaagttccaatgcacaatttcaaaagatgattttaatcaagatgacataattgtgttagattaattacatttcttaacttaggaTTATAAAACTAATGTTTATGCTATTATGAATAAATTCATGACAACTCTGtgatttgctaacttatgaacatacttacctaccaaaatccatttatctattgactatatctctatgtcaattcaaccgattaaacagattttaataaaaaaaagtgtTAATACACATagatacttatgaaattaaaataatctcttgtacatatctctatgccaattcaaaaaattaattcactctcataagcacataaaagattacgtgaggtaacaatgtatttctaccttaaaatagattaatcacaataatctttgaagttatgcaaggcaaataTATCActagataccgttgctaatttaacc from Gossypium arboreum isolate Shixiya-1 chromosome 9, ASM2569848v2, whole genome shotgun sequence includes the following:
- the LOC108455213 gene encoding uncharacterized protein LOC108455213, with the translated sequence MAEYWLEATERIMNVLDYTPEQKLKGAVSLLRDEAYQWWLTGKYVRASYVDAHRCEFMNPMQDDRLVAEYEAEFLRLSHYARGMAASEYEKCVHFEDDLKDSLKVLIAPQREREFSVLVDKAKIFE